The Corallococcus silvisoli genome contains the following window.
GGTGCGTGAAGCGCGGGCGCTGGACCCCTTCTCCAGCGTGGGCACCGCGCTGTTCGTGGGCTGGGCGGCCACGCGGGGCCTGCTGGAGCCGTCGCGCTTCGCCGCGCATGCGGAACAGCTGGCGGCCGTGCGGCGGCGCGAGGCGCGAGGCTCGGAGTTGATGAAGGCCGCGCTGCCCCGTGGCTTGTGGGATGCGCACCTGCGCGACCTGCCGGGCCTGCGCCTCCGGGCCTACCGCTGGTTCCACAACATGAACGGTCTGTGGATCGACGCGGACCTCTTGAAGGTCTTCGGAAAGGACGCGGGAGGCGCCCCGAAGCTGGAGGCGGATACCTGGGCCGCGGTGGACGCGGCCTCTCCGGTGTTCGAGAAGCACTTCGCGCAGTGGCTGGACTGAAGCAACCCACGACCCTGGAGACATGCGATGCGGATCCACGTGACGAGCGTGATGGTGGATGAGCAGGCCAAGGCCCTGAAGTTCTACACGGAGGTCCTGGGCTTCGTGATGAAGGTGGACGTCCCCGTGGGGGAGTACCGGTGGCTGACCGTCGTCGCGCCGGACGCGACGGAGGGCACCCAGCTCCTCCTGGAGCCCATGGGCTTCGCGCCCGCGCGCGTCTACCAGAAGGCGCTGTTCGACGCGGGCATCCCCGCGGCGTCGTTCGGCGTCGAGGACTGCCAGGCGGAATATGAGCGCATGCTGAAGCTCGGGGTGGTGTTCCGGGGCAAGCCCACGGCCATGGGACCCATCACCGCCGTCGTGTTCGAGGACACCTGCGGCAACCTCATCCAGATGGCGCAGGTCTGAGGCCGCATCGGTCAGTTGTCGTATGTCACCCATTGTCCGTCAGTGTTTACTGTGAGTCCTGATTGAACATGCTTCATCGAGGGGGACATATGACGATGCGGATTCAAACCAGGGTCCCGCCGCAGGAGCCTCGCAAGGCGCTCACGGCGGGCGGTCAGCCTTCGGGCACGGCGCAGGGGAGCGCGGCGAGGGGAACGCCGCCGCGCGCACCGGAGGCGGCGGCGCGCCGGGCGGGGTTCTCCGAGCAGAGCGCCTTCATCTCCAAGCAGCCGGACGTGACGTCCACGTTCAAGCGCGAGTTCGGGGCGCTGGCGGCGGACAAGCAGGGGTTCCACGAGACGATGAAGACGGTCTACGGCGAGGGCTATGACTCCGCCAAGGCCGAGCAGTTCCGGCAGCAGGCCCTGAAGGGAGACTTCGGCTGGCTGCCGCCGGTGCGGACGGTGCCCGCCGAGACGCTGAACGGGGCCAACGGCGCCTACGACGCGGAGTCCGGCACGGTGCTCATCAACGCGTCCCTGGACCCGGCGCTGGCGGCCTCCACCTACGTGGAGGAGGCGGGCCACCACCTGGACACGAAGCTCAACACCGAGGACGCCGCGGGCGACGAGGGCGAGCTGTTCCGGCGCATCCTGTCCGGGGAGAAGCTGTCGCCGAAGCAGATCGCGGACATCCGCGCGGAGAATGACAAGGGCATCATCCACATCGACGGCAAGGACAAGGAGGTCGAGTTCTGGAATCCCTTCAAGGCCCTGGGTGACGCGGCCAAGGCCGTGGGCAACGCCGTCACCACGGCGGCCAAGGCCGTGGGCGGTGCCGTGACGACCGCGGCGAAGGCGGTGGGCGGGGCTGTCACCACGGCGGCCAAGGCCGTGGGCGGTGCCGTGACGACCGCGGCGAAGGCGGTGGGTGGCGCGGTGACGACCGCGGCGAACTGGGTGGGGTCCGCGGCGAAGACGGTCTGGAGCGGCGTGAAGACGGTGGCCACGCGCGTGGGTGACGGCGTGCGCAGCCTGCTGTCAGGCGCGGTCAGCACCGTCGTGGGCGCGTTCCGCAACATCGGGGAAGGGGTGGGCACCTTCCTCGGCGGCATCGGCAAGCTGTTCCAGGGCAAGTTCGGCGAGGGCTTCAAGCAGATGGGCCTGGGCCTGCTGAAGACCGTCGTGCAGACCCCCGTGGACGCCATCTTGATGATGGCCGGCCGCGGCGTCAGCGCCATCCAGACGCTGATTGGCCTGGAGCCGCCGGCACGCAAGCTGAGCGACAGTGAGATCGCCACGCTGAAGAGCGTGTACGGGGACTCCATCGACTACTCGCAGATGCGCATCAAGGAGGGCAGCTCCGGGCTGTTCAGCACCACCGGCCGCGCGTTCACCCATGGCAACACCATCTACATCCCGCCGGACAACCTGCCCCTGACGCCGGACCTGCTGGTGCACGAGTCGGCGCACGTCTGGCAGCACCAGAACGGCGGCACGGACTACATGAGCGAGGCGCTGGTCGCCCAGTACCTCGGGGACGGCTACGACTTCGAGAAGGGCCTGGACGCGGGCAAGGCCTGGAGCGAGCTGAACCCGGAGCAGCAGGCGGAGTTCCTTCAGCAGGCCCAGCTCGCCGGCTACTTCGCCAACCCGGCCGCCGGCTTCCACTACAATGGCAAGGACTACACGGCGCAGATCAACGCCGCCATCGCGCAGGTCCGCGCCGGACAAGGAGCCCCCTAGCCCATGAGGTCGCCGCGCTTCGTTCCGCCGGGTTGGCTCTGGGGCCTCCTGCTGCTCGTCCTCACCGCGTGCCGTCCGGTCCTCCAGGTGTCCCTCGCGGACGGCGCGCAGAAACTGCCCGCTCCCCGGTTCCAGGTGGAGGATCCGGAGCACGCGGACCGCCCCCGCTACAACACCGTCCAGGTGCTGGACCGGGCGGGGGCGGTCTACTGGCAGCTGCGGGCCGAACCGTTCGGCGACCTGGCCAGCGTGGGGGCCCTGACGTACGGCGAGGCGCCGAGCGGCTTCGCCGTGGTCGAGGAGCCCCGGGCGCTCCAGGCCGGGGGACGCTACGCGCTGTTCGTGGTGGGCAAGAACCGGGGAACGCTCCACTTCGACGTGGACGCGGACGGGCGCGTCACCGAGGCCTCTCCGTAGCGCCGCCGCTCCCCGATGTTGCTACCTTCGAGGGCATGTCTTCGGAGCGCGACAGGGGCCGTGTCCGCACGGCGGAGGAGTGGATTCCCCGGCTGTCCTCCCGCGATGGCGGAGCGCGGGAGGAAGCGCTGTCCGCGCTGGAGGAGGCGCTGGCGTCCGGAGACGCGGCGTCGCGTGAGCGGGCGGCCCGGGCCTTGTTGGAGGAGCTGGGGCGGCCCGGAACGAAGCTGGCCGAGCCCTTGCTGTTCCTGCTGCAGCGCGGCTGGTGGCCTCCCCAGGCGGGCCTCACCGCGCTCGCCGTCCAGAGCGTGCTGACCGCGCTGACGCGGATGGAGGCCGAGACGCCGGAGCTGGAGAACGCTGCGGCGGTGCTCTCGCTGGTGTGCCGGGTGGATGCGTCCCAGCTCGCCGTGCTGGGCGGGATGTTCCAGCACCCCAGCGCCCCGGTCCGCAGCGCGATGGCGCGCGTCGTGGGGCGGGTGGGGCGGGCCGCTCTGCCCCTGCTGCCTGGGTTGCTGACCCTGCTGGAGGACGAGGAGCCGGTGGCCCTCTCCGCGCTGGAGTCCCTGGCGGCGCTCGCGCCCCTGGCTCCTGAGAGGACCGCGCCCCGGCTGCTGGAGCAGGTGCGCAAGACGGAGGGGGCTCGCCTCTACCTGTCCCTGGTGTCGCTGCGCGGCTTGTTGGAGGCGATGGAAGGCGAGGCGCGGCCCGCGCCGGTGCTGGAGGGGTTGGAGCCAGCGCTGCTGCGCACGCTGAGCGCGCCGGAGCCGCCCATCCGCCAGGAGGCGGCGTCGCTGCTGGGGCTGACGGGGCCCCTGTCGCCGGTGGCGGTCGCGGCGCTGCGCGAGCACCTCCGGGATGAGAGCGCCTTCGTGGCGGCCCGTGCGGCCGTGGCGCTGGTGCGCTCGGGAGCACCGTCGGCGGAGGCCCTCTTCCTGCTGAGGGGGCAGCTGGGGCCGGCCGCGTCGCGCGAGCTCCAGGAGGCCGCGGTGGCCGCGCTGGAGGAGGCGGATCCGTCCCAGCTGGGCCGGGCGAAGGGGATGCTGGAGACGGTGGTCCGCGACGCTTCGGGGCCGACGCGCGAGGCCCTGTTCGAGGTGCTGGGTCAGATTCCCTGACCCTGGGGCCGCACCGGGGCGGCAGGAGGACCCGCGACCCCGGCGCGCGCCGGGGTCAGCACTCCAGGTTGTTGCCGGGGCTCACGCCGAGCAGGGCGCAGAAGTTCTTGTACGCGTCGACGCGGCTCTTCACCTGCGTGGGGTTGCGGCCGTTGCACTCCAGCGAGCCGTTGATGGTGCGGATGGTCTCACCGAAGCCCGCGCCGTTCACGATGGCGTTGTGGGCCGTCATGGAGCCGGCGCCCGTCTGCGTGGTCCAGAACCAGAACCCCGTGCGCCACGCGGCGTTCGCGTCCTGCGCGAGCAGGTCCGGGTTCGCCTGGAGCGGCAGGCCCAGCGCGTTGCCCGCCGCGCAGTAGTTGCCGTTCCACGACAGCTGCATGGGACCGCGCCCGTAGTACCGCTTGCCCGGCGCGCAGCCGCAGCCCGGCGGACCCCACGACGTGTCGCAATAGTCCGCCTTGTTGATCTCCTCGATGTACACGAGCCCGCCCGTCTCATGCGACACGTTGGCCAGGAACGCGGCCACCTCGCGCTTGCGCGTGTCGGTGTCCCCCGTGGTCGCGAGCCCCGGGAAGCCCGCGGCGGCGGCGATCAGCGCGTCGTAGGTATAGAAGCCGTTGCGGCTGGGGAACATGGCGTTGAACGTGTCGCGGGTGAGGATGCCCGCGAAGCCCGAGCCACCGCCTCCTCCGCCACCGCCGGAGACCAGGTCGAACGTCCAGCGCTGGTTGTCCCGGTCCTGGTAGGGGTACTGGACCAGCAGCGTGCCGTTGTCCGGGGAGCCCCACGACAGGTCCACCGCCATGTCCGTGTGACGGGGGTGGAAGCTGAACTGCGTGCCGCCCCGGTTCACGAACCGGAACTGCTGGTTGTTGCCGCCGACGTAGCTCCACTGATGGACGAGGGCGTTCTCCGCGGTGCTGACCTCCTTGATGTCCAGCCCCTTGCCGCTGTTGACGTTGATGATCTTGAAGTACCCGCCCGACGTGGGCGAGATGTGGAACTTCTGGGCATTGGTGCCATTGCAGTCCCACTGCTGCACCGTGGCGCCGTCCGCCGTGCTGGATGAGGCCACGTCGATGCACTTGTTCGTCCGCGCGGAGCGGATGACGTAGTCCCCCTCCGTGATGGTCGACACGATGGCGGGGCTCTCCACCCGCCCGGTCGCCTCCGGGGGCTCTCCACCCATCTCCGGTCCCGAACAGCCCCCCACCGCACCCACCATCCCCAGCAACGACAGACAGCGGAACATCAGCGTGTTGGTCATGACGCGCTCTCCCGTGAATCGAGGCGCCAGGACCATAAGACAGAACGCAGCAAAACGAGCAATCAAAGATTAGTCTGTTAAGTGGTCGCGGTGGAGATGCGCTGGCTCCCTTTGGGGTTGCCTGGCTCGCGGAGGACCTGCTGGGTTCAGTCCCGTTCGCTGCCTTGACGGTGTCGCATGGACTGGCCCAGGATTCCGCGTGCAGCGCCGTGGGAATAATCCCATGAGGGGGAAACATGTCTGGCTTTTTCGACGAAGAGGATTCGCCGTCCAACGGGGCTCAGGTGGAAGGCGCGCAGCCGCGCATCCACAGGCCCGGCGCCCGGCCAGAGCCGCAGATCAAGGCCGTGATGCCGCCGGATGATGGAGGGGGATTCTTCGGGGGGAACCAGTCCGGGCGTCCTCCGGAGGAGGACCCCTTCGGCGCGTCTGGCTCCGAGGAGCCTTCCGAGGATGAAGAGGCCCCGCTGGGCGGCATCGAGGCGGTGGGGGACGCGCGGCAGCCGCACCAGCAGCAGCGGGACAAGACCTACGACGTCATTGGCAAGATTGGGCGGAACGTGGGCTACGCGGCGCCTGTCGCGGACTTCGTGTACCCGGGGGCGGGAAAGGTCGTGGCCGGGGTCGGGACGGCCATCAAGGGGGCCGCGACGGTGGGGCGTGGGTTGGGGAACGTCATCGACGATGCCTACGACCGCGACGACGCCAACCGCCACGAGCAGACGCAGAAGGACATCGCGCGGATGAAGGACCAGGCGGCGCGGGACAAGGTGAACCAGACCACGCCCCGGGGTCACAACAAGCTCACCGAGGACTGAGCGCCATGCCCATCCGCGCCCATCCCACCCAGCCGGGCTCGAAGACGCTCCTGTGCGTCAACTGCCCGGACACCCTGCTCAACATGCCCCTCAGCCGCTTCCACCTGAAGCCGGATGCGGGCTTCGGGAAACCGGAGGTCCTCACCCTGTTCGCCGCGGTGTGTGACTCGTGTGGCTATACGGAGCTGTACAAGGAAGGACTGCTGTTCGAGTCCGGCAGCAGCGAGAAGGGGGAGAAATGAAGTCCAAGGTCCAGCTGGCACCCAAGGAAGACATCCAGTTGCAGTCGCTGGTGTCGACGCGCAGGGCCGACGACACGCTCTACGGCACCTATCTGGCGACGATGACCAGCCGGCGCATCTTCGCCGAGGACGCCGACGGCACCCTCCTCTTCAACTACTACCTCAAGGACATCGACCGCGCGGAGGTGCGGGAGAGCTTCTGGAAGGGCGACGGCATCCGGCTGCTCCTCCATGATGGCAACGACTTCGTCTTCAAGCTGATGAAGGACGCCATCCACGAGGACGCGGCGGCGGCGCGCCGGTGGGTCAACACCATCAACCAGGTGTTGATCATCTGGCGCAACCAGCCCACGCCTCGGGAGACCTGACCCGGGCTCCGCTCCAGGCGCGGCTCATAGGCGCGTCAGGAAGCGCTCCGTGAAGAGGTACGCGTCGCCCGGCCAGCGGGCGGACACGTAGCGGCCGTCCTCCACCACGAAGGCGGGCGCGTGGTCCGTCGCGGTGCCCCGCTTCGACAGGACGCGGGGGCCGCGCTGGAAGTGGCCCGGGTCCGCGAGCGCGGCGACGACCTCCTCCTCCACGTAGGCGGGGTAGGTGCGGTAGTAGCGCCCCAGCTTCCAGGCCGTCAGCAGGTACGCGGAGCGCTCCATGTACCTGGGCAGGCACGTGGTGCGCGCGCCATGGAGCACGCTCTGGCCCGTGGCGGGGTCCTTGGCCCGCGCGAGCACCAGCACGCCGTGGCAGATGGCCGCGACGGGCCGCTGGAGCGCCCAGAACGCGGCCACCTTCGCCTGGAGCGCCGCGCTGCCCAGGTACTGCCGCATGCCCGGCGCGTGGCCTCCGGGCAGCAGGAGCGCGTCGAAGTCCGACGGCGTCACCGCGTCCCAGGCGAGGGGCTTCTGGAAGCCCTCCGTCCGGGTGAGGTCGCCATAGAAGCGCCGGGGCTCTGGAGCCGCGCCCAGCTTCCCGAAGAGCACCCCGGTGAGCAGCAGGGGATCCGCGGCGGGCATGTGGCCTCGCTCCGTGGCGAACACCACCTCGTGGCCCGCGTCGGTGAGCATGCGCCAGGGCACGGCCACCTCGGTGACGTCGAAGTCATGGTCGGGCAGCGGGACGAGGACGCGGCGGGCGGAGGCCATGCGGCCAGTCTTTCCCGCCCCCGGAGCCGTGACAAGCCGCGCGGCCGGACCTCAGGAGGCTCGCTCCACCTCCATCCGGTAGCCCACGCCGCGCACCGTCTGGATGGAGAAGCGGGACGCGGGGGTCCACTTGAGCTTGCGCTTCAGGCTGGAGACGAAGTTGTCCACCGTGTGGGGATCCACCACCACGTCCGTGCCCCACACGGCATCCAGGATCTGATCGCGCGGGAGGGCCCGCTCGCGCTCACGGATGAAGAAGGCCAGCAGGTCGAACTCCTTGCGCGTCAGCTCCACCTCCGCGCCCTCCGGCGACTCCACCCGCCGCCGGTCCAGGTCCACGCTGTAGCCCGCGAAGCGCAGGTGCTTCGCCTGCGCCACGCCCCCGCGCTTCAGGTGCGCGCCCACGCGCGCCAGCAGCTCGCGCAGCCGGTAGGGCTTGCCCAGGTAGTCCTGCGCGCCGGACTCGAAGCCGCGCACCACGTCCTCCTCCAGCGTGCGCGCGGTGAGCA
Protein-coding sequences here:
- a CDS encoding VOC family protein, whose protein sequence is MRIHVTSVMVDEQAKALKFYTEVLGFVMKVDVPVGEYRWLTVVAPDATEGTQLLLEPMGFAPARVYQKALFDAGIPAASFGVEDCQAEYERMLKLGVVFRGKPTAMGPITAVVFEDTCGNLIQMAQV
- a CDS encoding response regulator transcription factor; its protein translation is MNPSAPAVLVVEDDPNLRLALRDNLEHQGGYSVQEAATVKEAREQLTRRDFQLILLDVMLPDGDGYALCRALREEGLGIPVLMLTARTLEEDVVRGFESGAQDYLGKPYRLRELLARVGAHLKRGGVAQAKHLRFAGYSVDLDRRRVESPEGAEVELTRKEFDLLAFFIRERERALPRDQILDAVWGTDVVVDPHTVDNFVSSLKRKLKWTPASRFSIQTVRGVGYRMEVERAS
- a CDS encoding glycoside hydrolase family 19 protein, which produces MTNTLMFRCLSLLGMVGAVGGCSGPEMGGEPPEATGRVESPAIVSTITEGDYVIRSARTNKCIDVASSSTADGATVQQWDCNGTNAQKFHISPTSGGYFKIINVNSGKGLDIKEVSTAENALVHQWSYVGGNNQQFRFVNRGGTQFSFHPRHTDMAVDLSWGSPDNGTLLVQYPYQDRDNQRWTFDLVSGGGGGGGGSGFAGILTRDTFNAMFPSRNGFYTYDALIAAAAGFPGLATTGDTDTRKREVAAFLANVSHETGGLVYIEEINKADYCDTSWGPPGCGCAPGKRYYGRGPMQLSWNGNYCAAGNALGLPLQANPDLLAQDANAAWRTGFWFWTTQTGAGSMTAHNAIVNGAGFGETIRTINGSLECNGRNPTQVKSRVDAYKNFCALLGVSPGNNLEC
- a CDS encoding type 1 glutamine amidotransferase domain-containing protein; its protein translation is MASARRVLVPLPDHDFDVTEVAVPWRMLTDAGHEVVFATERGHMPAADPLLLTGVLFGKLGAAPEPRRFYGDLTRTEGFQKPLAWDAVTPSDFDALLLPGGHAPGMRQYLGSAALQAKVAAFWALQRPVAAICHGVLVLARAKDPATGQSVLHGARTTCLPRYMERSAYLLTAWKLGRYYRTYPAYVEEEVVAALADPGHFQRGPRVLSKRGTATDHAPAFVVEDGRYVSARWPGDAYLFTERFLTRL